Proteins found in one Leptospira neocaledonica genomic segment:
- the acs gene encoding acetate--CoA ligase — protein MSKERIVQPFAHFKKTANINLKDYKALYKESIENPKKFWAREASTRLTWFKKWTKVLDHDFKNAKVKWFEGGKINVSYNCLDRYIDTPLKNKAAIIWEGDNPQESKTYTYYDLYREVNKFANVLKNSGIRKGDVVMVYLPMIPELAISILACTRIGAIHSVVFGGFSPEALQSRIEDCKPRLIVTSDGGYRGGKSLDLKKAVDTALDQSSEKVNNVIVVRRTGQETELNWKEERDRWWHYLMNDPNLPAYCKPEQMDSEDPLFILYTSGSTGKPKGVLHTTGGYLLGVNMTFHYVFDIKPTDTYWCTADIGWVTGHSYLVYGPLSNGATSIMFEGVPTYPDVGRFWDVIDKHGVSVFYTAPTAIRSLMREGTDPIEKRNLSSLRLIGSVGEPINPEAWEWYFKHVGKSKCPIVDTWWQTETGAIMISPLPGAIAQKPGSATLPFFGVQPVLLDDEGKEINSKGEVSGNLAIKSPWPSMMRGVFKDPKRFFDTYFSIYKGYYFTGDGARRDKDGYYWITGRVDDVINVSGHRIGSAEVESALVENLSVAEAAVVGFPHDIKGQGIYAYVTVKEGVTTNDSLKKELIATVEKMIGKIARPDVIHWAPGLPKTRSGKIMRRILRKIASGEFEGLGDISTLADPSVVEKLIDDKKKYHS, from the coding sequence ATGTCGAAAGAAAGAATCGTCCAGCCGTTCGCTCATTTCAAGAAAACGGCAAATATCAACCTCAAAGATTATAAGGCATTATACAAAGAATCAATAGAGAACCCTAAAAAATTCTGGGCCAGAGAAGCTTCTACCAGACTTACCTGGTTCAAAAAATGGACTAAAGTTTTAGATCACGATTTTAAGAATGCAAAAGTAAAATGGTTCGAAGGAGGCAAGATCAATGTCTCTTATAATTGCCTCGACCGTTATATAGACACTCCTTTAAAGAATAAAGCCGCGATCATCTGGGAAGGTGATAATCCGCAGGAATCCAAAACTTATACGTACTACGATCTGTATCGTGAAGTGAATAAGTTTGCAAACGTTCTAAAAAATTCAGGAATCAGAAAAGGCGATGTGGTCATGGTCTATCTGCCTATGATCCCGGAACTCGCCATTTCAATTCTTGCATGTACTCGGATAGGAGCGATTCACTCGGTAGTATTCGGGGGTTTTTCTCCGGAGGCTCTACAAAGTAGAATCGAAGATTGTAAACCAAGACTGATCGTAACTTCCGACGGCGGTTATAGAGGTGGAAAAAGTCTAGACCTCAAAAAAGCTGTGGATACTGCCTTGGATCAATCTTCTGAAAAAGTAAATAATGTGATCGTTGTCAGGAGAACCGGACAAGAAACAGAACTAAATTGGAAAGAAGAAAGAGATCGTTGGTGGCATTATCTGATGAATGATCCAAATCTCCCTGCTTATTGTAAGCCGGAACAAATGGATTCGGAAGATCCTTTGTTCATTCTATACACTTCAGGTTCTACAGGAAAACCTAAAGGAGTTCTTCATACAACTGGAGGGTATCTTCTCGGGGTCAATATGACCTTTCATTATGTTTTCGATATCAAACCTACGGACACTTATTGGTGTACTGCTGATATTGGTTGGGTAACTGGTCATAGTTATTTAGTGTATGGCCCACTTTCTAACGGAGCTACTTCTATCATGTTTGAAGGAGTTCCTACATATCCTGATGTGGGAAGATTCTGGGATGTGATCGATAAACATGGAGTCTCAGTGTTCTACACGGCACCTACTGCTATTCGTTCTTTGATGAGAGAAGGAACAGATCCTATCGAAAAAAGAAACTTAAGCAGTCTTAGATTGATCGGATCTGTTGGAGAACCGATTAACCCGGAAGCTTGGGAATGGTATTTTAAACATGTTGGAAAATCCAAATGCCCCATCGTAGACACTTGGTGGCAGACAGAAACTGGAGCGATCATGATCTCTCCTTTGCCTGGAGCGATCGCTCAAAAACCAGGTTCTGCCACTCTTCCATTCTTCGGAGTACAACCTGTCTTATTGGATGATGAAGGAAAAGAGATCAACTCTAAGGGAGAAGTTTCAGGAAACCTAGCGATTAAATCTCCTTGGCCTTCTATGATGAGAGGAGTATTTAAGGATCCAAAAAGATTTTTCGATACCTACTTCTCCATTTATAAAGGTTACTATTTTACAGGAGACGGAGCAAGAAGGGACAAAGACGGATATTATTGGATCACAGGCCGAGTGGACGATGTGATTAACGTATCAGGCCACAGGATAGGCTCCGCAGAAGTCGAAAGTGCACTTGTAGAAAATCTTTCCGTAGCGGAAGCCGCAGTTGTAGGATTTCCACATGATATCAAGGGCCAGGGAATTTATGCCTATGTCACAGTGAAAGAAGGTGTGACCACGAACGATTCTCTTAAAAAAGAACTGATCGCCACCGTGGAAAAAATGATCGGAAAGATCGCAAGACCTGACGTGATTCATTGGGCCCCCGGACTTCCTAAAACCAGATCCGGAAAAATTATGAGAAGGATCCTTCGAAAAATTGCATCCGGTGAGTTCGAAGGTTTGGGAGATATCTCCACCCTAGCCGATCCAAGTGTAGTAGAAAAATTAATAGATGATAAGAAGAAGTATCACAGTTGA
- a CDS encoding cobalamin-binding protein — protein sequence MSRIGPQRIVCLTEETTELLYLLGEEDRIVGISAYTERPPQAKEEKPRVSAFINGNIKRIKDLDPDLVIGFSDIQAQLSHDLVKEGLNVLITNQRSLEEIFQTILMVGSLIGKSEQVSKLVESYKKKLNEIKERSSSKPKLKVFFQEWDHPIITGIRWVSELLEIVGAVDCFANLKEKSLAKDRIVSLHEVADAKPDLIIGSWCGKPMDFEWVRTREEWKDIPAIKNDKIFEMDPAIILQPGPALFEEGILEMDRILEEVRSSIS from the coding sequence TTGAGTAGAATCGGTCCGCAAAGAATCGTATGTTTAACTGAAGAGACTACGGAACTTCTCTATTTATTAGGGGAAGAAGATCGGATTGTGGGAATCTCTGCATACACCGAAAGACCTCCCCAAGCCAAAGAAGAAAAACCTAGGGTCTCCGCTTTTATTAACGGAAACATAAAGAGGATCAAGGATTTAGATCCGGATCTGGTCATCGGTTTTTCGGATATCCAAGCACAACTATCTCATGATCTGGTAAAAGAAGGTCTGAACGTTCTCATCACCAACCAAAGAAGTTTAGAAGAAATTTTCCAAACTATTTTGATGGTAGGATCGCTGATCGGAAAATCGGAACAGGTTTCTAAGCTTGTCGAATCATATAAGAAAAAATTAAACGAGATCAAAGAACGTTCTTCTTCTAAACCTAAACTCAAAGTCTTTTTCCAAGAATGGGATCATCCAATCATCACCGGGATCAGATGGGTTTCGGAATTATTGGAGATTGTAGGAGCAGTAGATTGTTTCGCAAATTTGAAAGAAAAATCCTTGGCCAAGGATAGGATTGTAAGCCTCCATGAAGTGGCAGACGCAAAGCCGGATCTAATCATCGGAAGTTGGTGTGGAAAACCTATGGATTTTGAATGGGTCCGTACCAGAGAAGAATGGAAAGACATTCCTGCGATCAAAAACGATAAAATTTTCGAAATGGACCCAGCAATCATTTTGCAACCGGGACCAGCATTATTCGAAGAAGGTATCCTGGAAATGGATCGAATCTTGGAAGAAGTAAGATCTTCTATTTCTTAA
- a CDS encoding methyl-accepting chemotaxis protein, which yields MVNSAISKESSIAKIWTNGAIVINRIRLGLVLLFILTLIGVSKTNHPTQVIAHSVGTGLMAVYCIFEFFLARGGRVGIIFQKTLVILDVIILSAIMAADCSIDAIVARDTLANMILFFIYFYIMIYSSLLGEKKFVLLIGLLTAIGVAIALYVGWKNGLVLTENASKSKDPDTLIFSVQIVKIGFMITASVILYQLMRLFENLTTEGSRLFGESQVFLTQIQENQIIIRNSAENLETSINEFAGYIARTGEKMESQAAALEEVNAVLEELSASSINNTQSIETQNEGISGLASKSQKLGGIIGDITEYSETLSVFAEENKADMENVTIAAERTNSYLADIASSFNKVDEINQIMGEIADKTNLLALNASIEAARAGVAGRGFAVVANEVSKLADFTSENAKSISSIVKQSQSFINEAKVASAETGDLTEKQKSKLIQTTDKIVKMNDLYKEQKFILKSFLNELDTIKSASTDILESTKEQTLGQNELMKTMSQLEKDINEISEESTKLNTEIDKINRQASELRVLSGHSSE from the coding sequence ATGGTAAATTCCGCGATCTCTAAAGAATCGTCTATCGCGAAAATCTGGACGAATGGTGCTATCGTAATCAACAGGATCCGCTTAGGACTGGTGCTTCTTTTTATTCTTACCCTGATCGGAGTTTCTAAAACAAATCATCCAACGCAAGTGATCGCTCATTCCGTCGGAACAGGTTTGATGGCAGTATATTGTATCTTCGAATTTTTCTTAGCGCGAGGAGGAAGAGTAGGAATCATATTCCAAAAGACATTGGTTATTCTGGATGTAATCATCCTTTCTGCGATCATGGCTGCCGACTGTAGTATCGATGCGATCGTAGCAAGAGATACTCTTGCAAACATGATCCTATTCTTCATATATTTTTATATCATGATCTATTCTTCCTTATTGGGAGAAAAAAAGTTCGTTCTACTTATCGGACTATTGACTGCAATCGGAGTTGCAATCGCACTTTATGTAGGCTGGAAGAATGGACTCGTATTGACTGAGAATGCAAGCAAATCGAAAGATCCGGATACTCTGATCTTCTCCGTTCAGATCGTGAAGATCGGTTTTATGATCACTGCAAGTGTGATCTTGTACCAATTGATGCGCTTATTCGAAAACCTAACTACGGAAGGCTCTAGACTATTCGGAGAATCGCAAGTATTCTTAACTCAGATACAAGAGAACCAGATCATCATTCGTAACTCTGCGGAAAATTTAGAAACATCTATCAACGAATTTGCAGGTTATATCGCAAGGACCGGAGAAAAAATGGAATCCCAAGCGGCAGCCTTGGAAGAAGTTAACGCAGTATTAGAAGAACTTTCTGCTTCTTCTATCAATAATACTCAATCGATTGAAACTCAAAATGAAGGTATTTCGGGGCTCGCTTCTAAATCCCAAAAGTTAGGAGGTATCATAGGAGACATTACCGAATACAGCGAAACACTTTCCGTGTTTGCTGAAGAAAATAAAGCGGATATGGAGAATGTGACAATTGCTGCCGAAAGAACAAATTCCTATCTTGCAGATATTGCAAGCTCATTCAACAAAGTAGATGAGATCAATCAGATCATGGGAGAGATTGCGGATAAAACAAACCTTCTCGCATTAAATGCATCGATAGAAGCTGCAAGAGCGGGAGTGGCAGGAAGAGGGTTTGCAGTTGTGGCCAATGAAGTCAGCAAACTCGCAGACTTCACTTCGGAAAATGCAAAATCGATTTCTTCCATCGTCAAACAATCCCAGAGTTTTATCAACGAGGCAAAGGTAGCTTCCGCAGAAACGGGAGACCTGACAGAAAAACAAAAATCCAAACTAATTCAAACAACCGATAAGATCGTGAAAATGAACGATCTTTATAAGGAGCAAAAATTCATTCTGAAAAGTTTCCTAAATGAATTGGACACGATCAAGTCTGCTTCTACGGATATTCTGGAATCTACCAAGGAGCAAACCCTGGGACAGAACGAACTAATGAAGACAATGAGCCAGTTGGAAAAAGACATAAACGAGATCAGCGAAGAATCCACCAAACTAAACACCGAAATCGATAAGATCAATAGACAGGCTTCAGAGTTAAGGGTATTAAGCGGACATTCTTCCGAATAA
- a CDS encoding methyl-accepting chemotaxis protein has translation METSHLKTESTILQIWKNGAIVINRIRLGLVLLFILSLAGAYKSFQPLQFMVHAGGTAFMGLYCIFNFVANRKRNMSIGFHKLFVLFDVNVLSATLILDTFVSPDVAAGTLKNVVLFFIYFYIMIYSCLLGERIFVLIVGAFSTAGAIVALVCALKNGAGFVMDPEAAKLPYNLSASTEIIKLAFIFVASVILAQLMRLFLRLTVEGNRLYSDSKDLLEKLSENQAIIKDSAISLEDSIVKFAEFINRTGEKMESQAAALEEVNAVLEELSAASTNTSRSIESQNASLSELADDSKKLGEIVSNITGYSEALSSFANDNKADMENVTIAAEKTKSYLADIAGSFDKVDQINQIMGEIADKTNLLALNASIEAARAGEAGRGFAVVANEVSKLADFTSENAKSISAIVRQSQNFIHEAKSASAETGDLTEKQKFKILETSDRIVQMNKLYLEQTKIIRKFLSELESIKSVSNEIHESEKEQSLGQKEMIRTMSQLEKDINEINEDSSSLNSEIDRIKTKASELKVLSNNS, from the coding sequence ATGGAAACTTCTCATCTAAAAACGGAGTCCACGATCCTACAAATCTGGAAGAACGGGGCTATCGTAATCAACAGGATCCGACTGGGTCTAGTCTTACTTTTTATTCTTTCCTTGGCGGGAGCTTATAAAAGTTTTCAACCATTACAATTTATGGTCCACGCTGGCGGTACAGCTTTCATGGGTCTCTACTGCATTTTCAATTTTGTAGCAAATCGTAAAAGGAATATGTCTATCGGGTTTCATAAACTTTTTGTGTTATTCGATGTGAATGTCCTAAGCGCTACTTTGATCTTAGACACTTTCGTTTCTCCGGACGTAGCTGCAGGAACTTTAAAGAACGTAGTATTATTCTTCATTTATTTTTATATCATGATCTATTCCTGTCTTTTGGGAGAAAGGATCTTCGTTTTAATCGTTGGAGCATTCTCCACTGCCGGCGCGATAGTCGCTCTTGTATGTGCTCTCAAAAACGGTGCTGGATTCGTAATGGATCCGGAAGCAGCCAAACTTCCTTATAATTTAAGCGCTTCTACAGAGATTATAAAACTCGCATTCATATTCGTAGCGAGTGTGATACTCGCTCAATTGATGAGATTGTTTTTAAGACTAACGGTGGAAGGGAACCGCCTCTATAGTGATTCTAAAGACCTGCTGGAAAAATTAAGTGAAAACCAGGCGATCATCAAAGATTCCGCGATCAGCTTAGAAGATTCTATCGTTAAATTTGCAGAATTTATCAATCGTACCGGAGAAAAGATGGAATCCCAAGCTGCCGCCTTGGAAGAGGTAAACGCAGTATTGGAAGAACTTTCTGCCGCTTCTACAAATACTTCTAGATCTATAGAATCACAGAATGCAAGTTTGAGCGAGCTTGCGGATGATTCTAAAAAATTAGGAGAGATAGTTTCGAATATCACAGGTTATAGCGAGGCACTCTCTTCATTCGCAAATGATAATAAAGCTGATATGGAGAACGTCACGATCGCCGCTGAAAAAACGAAATCCTATCTGGCAGATATCGCAGGCTCCTTTGACAAAGTGGATCAAATCAATCAGATCATGGGAGAGATTGCGGATAAAACAAACCTTCTCGCATTAAATGCATCCATAGAAGCTGCAAGGGCGGGGGAAGCGGGAAGAGGATTTGCCGTAGTGGCAAACGAGGTCAGCAAACTGGCAGACTTCACTTCGGAAAATGCAAAATCCATCTCTGCAATTGTGAGACAGTCCCAAAATTTTATCCATGAAGCAAAAAGCGCTTCTGCGGAAACGGGAGATCTGACCGAAAAACAAAAATTTAAAATCCTCGAAACTTCTGATAGGATCGTTCAGATGAACAAACTGTATCTGGAGCAGACAAAAATTATCCGTAAGTTCTTAAGTGAATTGGAAAGTATCAAATCTGTTTCCAATGAGATCCATGAATCTGAAAAAGAACAGTCTTTAGGTCAAAAGGAAATGATCCGGACCATGTCCCAATTAGAAAAAGATATTAATGAAATTAACGAGGATTCATCCAGCTTAAACTCAGAGATTGACCGGATCAAAACAAAAGCTTCCGAGCTAAAAGTATTGAGCAATAATTCCTAA
- the mtnP gene encoding S-methyl-5'-thioadenosine phosphorylase: MGTKVKAAVIGGTGLYSLDGMELVEEVLPETPWGKPSDTIKIGKIHDKLIAFLPRHGVGHFIMPHEVPMKANICALKILGVEEIVAFSSVGSLREEIKPLDFVLPSQIIDRTRGRESTFFGKGVVAHAPFADPFSKNLSDRINQAAAKINLQIHQNKTLVCMEGPLFSTRAESHMYRSWGGDIINMSVLPEAKLAREAEIAYQMICMSTDYDCWRENEEAVTAEMVMANLGKNAENAKKLLSALIPALGNGDDLSLKNSTKYSIITAPERRNPDTVAKLKVLFPDYL, from the coding sequence ATGGGGACTAAAGTAAAAGCTGCAGTTATCGGAGGCACAGGTCTCTATAGTCTGGACGGAATGGAACTAGTCGAAGAAGTTCTTCCGGAGACCCCTTGGGGCAAACCTTCCGACACGATCAAGATCGGAAAAATTCACGACAAACTAATCGCATTCTTACCTCGCCACGGAGTGGGACATTTTATCATGCCACACGAAGTCCCGATGAAGGCAAATATCTGTGCGCTTAAAATTTTAGGCGTAGAAGAGATTGTGGCATTCAGCTCGGTCGGAAGTTTGAGAGAAGAGATCAAACCTTTGGATTTTGTTCTCCCAAGCCAGATCATCGACAGAACCAGAGGAAGAGAGTCCACATTCTTTGGAAAAGGTGTAGTGGCCCATGCTCCTTTCGCAGATCCTTTTTCCAAAAATCTAAGCGATCGAATTAATCAAGCAGCTGCAAAAATAAATCTTCAGATCCATCAAAACAAAACTCTGGTTTGTATGGAAGGTCCTCTATTCTCCACAAGAGCGGAATCTCATATGTATCGTTCTTGGGGAGGAGACATTATCAATATGAGCGTTCTTCCGGAAGCGAAACTTGCAAGAGAAGCAGAGATTGCTTACCAAATGATCTGTATGTCCACAGATTACGATTGTTGGAGAGAGAATGAAGAAGCTGTGACCGCGGAAATGGTGATGGCAAACCTAGGAAAGAATGCGGAGAATGCCAAAAAACTTTTAAGCGCTTTGATTCCTGCTCTCGGGAACGGAGACGATCTAAGTTTAAAGAATAGTACTAAGTATTCGATTATCACTGCTCCGGAGCGCAGAAACCCGGACACTGTTGCGAAACTGAAAGTATTGTTCCCAGATTATCTCTGA
- a CDS encoding alpha/beta hydrolase: protein MKIQKFMLYLLSVILIIFLGLFGLLYSNQDKLIFFPENLPEDFHFSFPYTFQEVSLELENGEKIYALFFPAQGPSKGTVLYFHGNAGSLRSWGGIAEDFVPRGWDLLMTDYRGYGKSRAKLSEKGMYQDAERWYEYLKTDKLKKENEIILYGRSIGTGVVVDLGTKTNPGYIILETPYTSLADLAKEYYPFVPEWFLAYSLKSENKIGKLHSPVTIIHGNEDEIVPFRQGKKLFKTALESGVKIEFLEIEGGNHNNLSFFPEYQKGLAKILESVHRNRRKSNSQR from the coding sequence ATGAAAATCCAAAAGTTTATGTTATATCTTCTCTCGGTCATACTTATCATTTTTCTGGGACTCTTCGGCTTATTGTATTCGAATCAAGATAAGCTGATCTTCTTCCCTGAAAATTTGCCCGAGGACTTTCATTTCTCTTTTCCATATACGTTTCAGGAAGTTTCTTTGGAGTTGGAAAACGGAGAGAAGATATACGCATTATTCTTCCCCGCCCAAGGTCCTTCTAAAGGAACGGTTCTGTATTTTCATGGGAATGCAGGAAGTTTAAGAAGTTGGGGAGGTATCGCCGAGGACTTTGTTCCTAGAGGCTGGGATCTTCTCATGACCGATTATAGAGGTTATGGTAAAAGTAGAGCGAAACTAAGCGAGAAGGGAATGTACCAGGATGCGGAGCGTTGGTACGAATATCTGAAAACGGATAAGTTAAAAAAAGAAAACGAGATCATCCTTTACGGAAGATCTATCGGGACCGGCGTTGTTGTGGATTTGGGGACCAAAACAAATCCTGGCTATATTATATTAGAAACTCCTTATACTTCTCTGGCAGATCTGGCAAAAGAATATTATCCATTCGTGCCAGAATGGTTCTTGGCTTATTCTCTCAAGTCCGAGAATAAGATCGGAAAATTACATTCTCCTGTGACAATCATACATGGAAATGAAGATGAGATTGTTCCTTTTAGACAAGGAAAGAAATTATTCAAAACTGCTTTGGAATCAGGAGTAAAGATAGAATTTTTGGAAATAGAAGGAGGAAATCATAATAATCTCTCCTTCTTTCCCGAGTACCAAAAAGGACTAGCGAAAATTTTAGAATCGGTTCATAGAAACCGGAGAAAATCTAATTCTCAGAGATAA
- a CDS encoding alkaline phosphatase D family protein, with protein sequence MRRRLLLSSTSLLILLFGFFYIDFAIYGKSQSTDTASPSSIQSGPMLGYSTHKEVKIWVQTKNPSKVYAKYFISGSPEQSHITREVNTEHHKGNVAHLIADVLEPGKTYEYIIYINGKYQEPKSEQKFRTQPIWIGKSTGPPDIKFALGSCAFVNDPKYDTQAKPYGGEYFIYRSISAQNPDFMLWMGDNIYLREPDWESRTGFIYRYTEQRSLAELQPLLANVHHYAVWDDHDWGPNDGDASFWMGATAEEIFKLFWANSNYSKKGIYGSFTWGDAQFFLMDDRSFRTANDNKTGSRSFFGEEQLDWLVNGLAFSKATFKFVVVGGQVLNPLSVFENYSTYTEEREKLLSKISKLKIKNLVFLTGDRHFTELSYIQDGFEYPLYDFTVSPLTSSTHAPITEKNPLRIEGTMVDDKRNFGTIEITGPLKQRSLVFRVFDSAGKELWSRDIKAK encoded by the coding sequence ATGAGACGCAGATTGCTTTTATCATCCACCTCTTTGTTGATTTTACTGTTTGGATTCTTTTACATCGATTTTGCAATTTATGGAAAAAGTCAGTCAACCGACACAGCTTCGCCTTCTAGTATCCAATCGGGGCCGATGTTAGGTTACTCGACTCATAAGGAAGTGAAAATTTGGGTCCAGACTAAGAATCCTTCTAAAGTATATGCGAAATATTTTATTTCCGGAAGTCCCGAACAAAGCCACATAACTAGAGAAGTGAATACTGAACATCATAAGGGAAATGTCGCCCATCTGATCGCCGACGTATTGGAACCAGGAAAGACATATGAATATATAATTTATATAAATGGAAAATACCAAGAACCTAAGTCTGAACAGAAATTTAGAACACAACCTATTTGGATAGGAAAATCAACTGGTCCTCCAGATATTAAATTTGCTTTAGGAAGTTGCGCATTCGTAAACGATCCTAAGTATGATACCCAAGCGAAACCGTACGGAGGAGAGTATTTTATCTACCGATCCATCTCCGCTCAAAATCCGGACTTTATGCTCTGGATGGGAGATAATATTTATCTAAGAGAACCGGATTGGGAATCTCGGACGGGATTCATTTATCGTTATACGGAACAGAGATCTTTAGCCGAACTCCAACCTTTACTTGCGAATGTTCATCACTATGCGGTTTGGGACGATCATGATTGGGGACCGAACGATGGGGATGCTTCCTTTTGGATGGGAGCTACTGCAGAAGAAATTTTCAAACTATTTTGGGCAAACTCAAACTATTCAAAAAAAGGAATATACGGTTCTTTCACTTGGGGAGATGCCCAATTCTTTTTGATGGATGATCGTAGTTTTAGGACAGCAAACGATAATAAAACAGGATCCAGATCGTTCTTTGGAGAGGAACAATTAGATTGGTTGGTGAATGGTTTAGCGTTTTCCAAAGCGACTTTTAAATTTGTCGTAGTGGGAGGTCAGGTATTAAATCCCTTATCCGTGTTTGAAAATTACTCCACTTATACCGAAGAAAGGGAAAAACTTCTTTCCAAAATTTCCAAATTGAAGATAAAAAACCTGGTATTTTTGACCGGAGATAGACACTTTACGGAATTATCATATATCCAGGACGGATTCGAATATCCTCTATATGATTTTACCGTTTCACCTTTGACTTCTTCCACTCATGCGCCGATTACCGAAAAAAATCCATTAAGGATCGAAGGTACTATGGTGGATGATAAAAGGAATTTTGGAACGATAGAGATCACAGGTCCTTTAAAACAAAGGAGCTTAGTGTTTAGAGTTTTTGATTCTGCAGGAAAGGAACTTTGGTCCAGGGATATTAAGGCCAAATGA
- a CDS encoding methyl-accepting chemotaxis protein codes for MTRGDSRKLRWRLTLGLELLTSVLAVPLAVLFIIAAGAYDFNKAIALIGSSTVSLTTSYFFPTLRFLYLGRLLSNLEPNNWEKLNTKGKVEVKKKLLNFPLLNTGFYIVQWSYGIPTAWKIMHLFFIPEFFESAPFLLLPLIIYPTLGISHFFLTESVLSEVLESDKLNGLSLEEKEIRKVSIFTRIISTIASIALLPVVIFGYLLLEETSGWLKLGDVTLALSLTILFMVITLTIASYLLASSIRRNSKNMMNAFTEMSQGELEILLPMVSTDELGRSSKMLNDFVKRLRIVVKTVIKESEKLSQSSKVLEGKTKDLSIKMQEQAASTEQMSSGVEEIAASIHSTSSRAESQSNTVEQATASLAELEDRIRNVHISLMDTKNDAERMRLETSNGESALQSTRDAMAEIESNTAKMEASVNVIHEITDRIGLLSLNAAIEAARAGEAGKGFAVVAQEISKLGEQTQENAKRIRATLAEAVKATNSGREVLGNTEVAFRRIGDTAQNTSERILQVSSLSESQLVASAQVKNAFSDLIRSAEEIRNHTKEQSQTSLEFSKTIGSISEATEFLNGIVNDIDSLAEKLAQQASSLKKEVEFFKV; via the coding sequence ATGACGAGGGGAGATTCTAGAAAACTCAGATGGAGACTGACCTTAGGCCTGGAGCTATTAACTTCCGTTCTTGCTGTTCCTTTGGCCGTTCTATTTATTATCGCTGCTGGAGCGTATGACTTCAATAAGGCGATCGCCTTGATCGGATCCTCCACAGTCTCATTGACCACATCCTATTTTTTCCCTACGCTCCGATTTTTGTATTTAGGAAGACTATTATCCAACCTGGAACCCAATAATTGGGAAAAGTTGAACACAAAAGGAAAGGTAGAAGTAAAGAAAAAACTTCTGAACTTCCCGTTGCTCAACACCGGATTTTATATAGTGCAGTGGAGTTATGGAATTCCTACCGCTTGGAAAATCATGCATCTTTTCTTTATTCCGGAATTCTTTGAGTCGGCTCCATTTTTGCTCTTACCTCTGATCATTTATCCTACATTAGGAATTTCTCATTTCTTTTTGACCGAATCGGTACTTTCAGAAGTATTAGAATCTGATAAATTGAACGGACTTTCCTTGGAAGAAAAGGAAATTCGTAAAGTTTCTATCTTTACTAGGATCATTTCTACGATCGCATCTATCGCGTTATTACCTGTTGTGATTTTTGGTTATCTTTTATTAGAAGAGACATCCGGTTGGTTGAAACTGGGCGATGTTACATTAGCGCTTTCTCTCACCATACTGTTTATGGTCATCACTCTTACTATTGCTTCCTATCTATTAGCGTCTAGTATTCGTAGGAACTCCAAAAATATGATGAACGCATTTACTGAAATGTCCCAAGGTGAGTTGGAAATCCTGCTTCCTATGGTTTCTACGGACGAGTTGGGTAGAAGTAGCAAGATGCTGAACGATTTTGTGAAACGACTTAGAATCGTTGTTAAAACGGTAATCAAGGAATCCGAAAAACTTTCTCAAAGTTCCAAAGTATTAGAAGGAAAAACAAAAGACCTTTCCATAAAGATGCAAGAGCAAGCCGCTTCTACCGAACAAATGAGTTCAGGGGTAGAAGAAATTGCAGCATCCATTCATTCTACTTCCTCCAGGGCAGAAAGCCAGTCTAACACTGTAGAACAGGCAACAGCTTCTCTTGCAGAATTAGAAGATAGAATTCGTAATGTTCATATTTCTCTTATGGATACAAAAAACGACGCGGAAAGAATGAGATTAGAAACTTCTAATGGAGAATCAGCTTTACAATCAACCCGAGATGCAATGGCGGAAATAGAATCTAATACTGCTAAAATGGAAGCGAGTGTAAATGTAATCCATGAGATTACCGATCGAATCGGACTTCTTTCCTTAAACGCTGCCATAGAAGCTGCACGTGCAGGAGAAGCAGGAAAAGGATTTGCAGTAGTAGCTCAGGAAATTTCCAAACTGGGAGAACAAACTCAAGAGAATGCAAAAAGGATCCGAGCAACATTAGCGGAAGCGGTAAAGGCGACCAACTCAGGAAGAGAAGTTTTAGGAAATACCGAAGTTGCTTTCAGAAGGATTGGAGATACAGCACAAAACACTTCAGAAAGGATCCTACAGGTTTCTTCTTTATCAGAATCTCAATTGGTCGCAAGTGCTCAGGTAAAAAATGCTTTCTCGGATCTAATCCGTTCCGCGGAAGAGATCCGAAATCATACAAAGGAACAATCCCAAACTTCTTTAGAATTTTCTAAAACGATTGGAAGTATTTCGGAAGCCACCGAATTTTTGAACGGGATAGTGAACGATATAGACTCTCTTGCGGAAAAGCTGGCTCAACAAGCAAGTTCTTTGAAAAAAGAAGTAGAGTTTTTTAAAGTTTAA